ATGTCAGCCTCAGTGTGCCTTGTATCCACCTTATTGCACTGATGATCATACTCTTCGTCAGTTGgacttttttctaatatattctctTGTTCTAAAGGAGGTAAGCAGCTGCTAATACTTACTTCTCTCTCCTGAGGTGAAATTCTATTAATAGTCACAGATATGCCAGAAATTTTCACTTTTGCAGGTCTACCAGGCTTCCTAACTATTGCCAAAGGCTTCTGATTTGGTCGAATGATGTTCTTGGAAGGCTGAGGTGTCACAGACTTGTTCTTGATAGGTCTCACATATTCAAAACCAGACCCCAAGACTGCACTTGCTGTAGTCAAATTTGAAACAGCACTGATTCTCTCACCAAAGTCAATTTTGTGCTCTCTACTGAGATTATCATATCCCATTGGAAAGTCAGCCACATTATTGTTTAAAGACATAACATTGCTTATGTTTACACTTCCTTCAGAAACATGTCTTTTGGTTCTTCTTGACCTTCCATAAAAAACAGTTACTGTAATAGTCTTTTTGTAaataccttctttaatttctgacaTTAGAGATTCTGGGCTTTTCTTTTCATCACTACAGGACTCATTTCGGCAAATGGTGACATCTGTTTGATCACTTTTAGATTTGGGTGGTCTTCCAATTGGTCGCTTAATCTGTTTCACAACCTGGGGACCTATTTTTTTAGGTCTACctggttttcttttaaaagatgaaTCAATAGCACTGCTTGAATTTTCCTTAGGTTCTTCTTGTGGCTTACCAATATTCGTATCATCCATAAACACTTCAGAGGATTCTGAAGATTCTTTTGCACAATTAAATTTGTTTAGTTCTCTTTGAAGAGAGTCACTATCACTAAGATTAGAACTATAATTTTCAAAGTTATCATTTGGGATATCCtcacttgtttttccttttatttcagttACATGATGGGTTTGGGATGGACATTTTTCAGAAGGAATATCAGTACTTGATTTGGAAGTACCAACTGAAGTTAAAGTATATTTCACTCCTTCACTGCTTTTAACCTCAGATAAAAACATGAGTTTGATAGGACTAGAATAGTTGGAAAAAGAACACCTTTCAATGGCTTCATATTTTGTTGATACATTCTGAACACTGGAAATTAAGCTACCCGTATCTAACTTTTCCATGTTATCAAGTTTTTTACTATCCAAATCTATTGTAAGTATAGGATTGCTTTTGGTATTGCTGGATGCTACCACAGCTTTAGATAAACTCTGTtctttgcatgtcattttgcttACAGTAAGAGTCATATTTTTACCAATACTTTGATCCTTACTATCAATTTCTATCAACTTCTTGGATGCTTTATATCCTTCTGATAATGACTGATTATTCCAAGACGTTTTGGCCATATTTATTGTATCTTCCAAACGCTCCACAACAACTTGTAAGTTAGAATTCATTGCAATTTTGTTTAGGTCTATATTGTGTGAGCTTTCAATGTGAGTATTTTTtactggatcttttttttttgtagattcagAAACTTTTTTGGCCTTAGGTGattttttgaaaacataattATTTGTTACATATATAGAGTACCACCCTGGAGGCACAATATTTCGTTTCGTTCTGCTCAAAAGtccaggaacatcacttttcaaaGGAGTTGGAGTATTCTCTAAGTTTGGATTCTCCTTACAATTTTGCAAAAAAATTTTTCCAGCTGCAGATTTCTCTTGTGATTTTATGCTCATTTTCTCCAGGGAAGTTGTTTTAAAGCTTTCTGAAAATGCATCTGAAGCCAAGTTAGTTTCTAAACTATGAAGAGGTAGTTGCAATGACTGTACTGCATAATCTGGTGAAAACAATGTTTCTGTATGATTACCTTGAAGGCTTTTAGGATTTTGTAAAGAAGGCCCTTGACAATGATAGAATTCTTCTTTGTCCATTGAAAATATCTCATCATTGTGCATCaatttccttgaatttttttcagtgtatttttttcttatcaaattTTCATCAAGACTAGCAAGTTCTCTTTTTATCTGTAAAGACTGCCTTCTAAACATGGGAGAATCAGGAGAGCTGTGCATTGCAAATAAGGTTTCTTGACGCTTTTGAAATCTTGTCTGAATTTTACTTTCTACCTTTTTATCATGTTGACTGAGTAATTCCATAAAACTATAATCACTGGACTTGGCATTATGCAAGAGGGAGGTTATTAAATCTCTCAATTTAAAATCATTATCTGTATTACAATCACTGCTAGATAATTTTATAAGGTTTGTCATATCTGTAGTTtctattgattttaatttttcattaatacGATCCATTAAATCTTGAAAAATTATAGCAGTTTCACCTTTCTCATGATTTGTAGTACCATTATTGCTGTCTTCCAAGAGCAAAGATTCAGAATTACTGGATTTTGTAGTTTTATATTCTTTGTGATCACACTTGTCACTGCTTATTTCTGCTGGTGTGAGAGATGGAGGCTGGGTAATGTTTGCTTCAAGTCTGTTATTTTCTAGGGCTGAAAGCTCTGAGATGACGTCTTTCAGTTTTTCAAATCCTTCAGTCTGTACTGGTGACAATGGTGGTGGTGAGGGGCTTCGAGATCTACAAACGTCTTTAAGGCTGACTGTAACATCACATACTTCTCTTGATGGAAGCGGAGTATGAAAGGCCAATTTTGTGGAGTCAATGTTTGGTAACAGTCCAGAACAGCACCTGTGAGAATTATAACTGTTCGCAGTTCCTCTATTCACTACTGTCTTAATGTGTTCAACAGTTACAGTTTGGCAAGATAAACAATGTAAATCTTTAATACAGGCTGGCAGAGGCACAAAACGAGAGCTGTCTCTTTCATTTTGTAAACACCCTCTTTCTGCCAGCCTATATTCACAATTACAGAATAGACCATGTAAATCATCTTCAGTTAGGGGCTTTTGAGATTCTGAAGACACAGTATATGATGTATTACAATAACAAAGAGAAGCAGCATTCTGCTCTTGGACTAGAAATTTCAACATAGCCAAAACTTGTTGCTGGTGATGTATGCACAAAGATTCCAAAATTTTGCTTAATGctgattttcctttttccattttagtAGCTTCCTCTGATTTTGCATCAACAgttgaactaaaaataaaaaatcaaacaaaaaatgaattacAGCAAATATAAGGAGTTACCATTACAAGGAGTTACAATTTTAACAGAGTTTGAACAAAAGATATTTTGGTATTGCTGGATTCCCAACTCCTAGAGAGCTGAAATAATGACCTCCTGATTATTGTTTAGCAAAAATACAGTGAAGCACTGATAATTAATTTCCTATGACAAAGTATAAAAGTCAAAGCAAAGCCCTAGTTTTGAGATAATAGAAGCCGATCATTGGCATGGAGTATATTTACAGATCGCTCGCTAAGTTTAGTGCTTTTGATTTAATGGAAAAGTGCTTCAGAAggaatcaaatatttttaaagtagatgTTTTGTAAGTTATTTCAGTGATTATCAGTCCATATTAGTGCAAATAAGAAACGTAAGatgtaggaaaatattttatcattatttaaaatagatatttttcaaagTAGTGGAAATAAAATTATTACTTAAAGAGAACTTTGCACAGTCACAAGGAAATCAAGGGATTTAGTTTTCATGTAAGTAACAGAATGTCTTTTCTAAGAGTAAGCTGCAGGCATTTTAacttaataagaaaataaaaaatttatgctatttaaaaatgaaatgtatttctaattgatttttaaatacttaagtAATTATATCAGAACTAAAGGAATTACTTACCtaattatttaatttcaaatgCTGGAAAATGTCCCACTGAAGAAACTAATATACATCTAATTTAACTAAGACCCAGGGTTACTTAGCAACCAATGTAgaagtcaaaagaaaaaattttgaaatccAATACCAGCAgcgagaagaataaaatatattaaaa
This sequence is a window from Manis pentadactyla isolate mManPen7 chromosome 5, mManPen7.hap1, whole genome shotgun sequence. Protein-coding genes within it:
- the LCORL gene encoding ligand-dependent nuclear receptor corepressor-like protein isoform X4, with translation MKKMIRQFAIEYISKSGKIQENRNGSIGPSLICKSIQMNQAENSLQEEQEGPLDLTVNRTQEQNTQQGDGVLDLSTKKTSIKSEESSICDPSSENSMAGSTVDAKSEEATKMEKGKSALSKILESLCIHHQQQVLAMLKFLVQEQNAASLCYCNTSYTVSSESQKPLTEDDLHGLFCNCEYRLAERGCLQNERDSSRFVPLPACIKDLHCLSCQTVTVEHIKTVVNRGTANSYNSHRCCSGLLPNIDSTKLAFHTPLPSREVCDVTVSLKDVCRSRSPSPPPLSPVQTEGFEKLKDVISELSALENNRLEANITQPPSLTPAEISSDKCDHKEYKTTKSSNSESLLLEDSNNGTTNHEKGETAIIFQDLMDRINEKLKSIETTDMTNLIKLSSSDCNTDNDFKLRDLITSLLHNAKSSDYSFMELLSQHDKKVESKIQTRFQKRQETLFAMHSSPDSPMFRRQSLQIKRELASLDENLIRKKYTEKNSRKLMHNDEIFSMDKEEFYHCQGPSLQNPKSLQGNHTETLFSPDYAVQSLQLPLHSLETNLASDAFSESFKTTSLEKMSIKSQEKSAAGKIFLQNCKENPNLENTPTPLKSDVPGLLSRTKRNIVPPGWYSIYVTNNYVFKKSPKAKKVSESTKKKDPVKNTHIESSHNIDLNKIAMNSNLQVVVERLEDTINMAKTSWNNQSLSEGYKASKKLIEIDSKDQSIGKNMTLTVSKMTCKEQSLSKAVVASSNTKSNPILTIDLDSKKLDNMEKLDTGSLISSVQNVSTKYEAIERCSFSNYSSPIKLMFLSEVKSSEGVKYTLTSVGTSKSSTDIPSEKCPSQTHHVTEIKGKTSEDIPNDNFENYSSNLSDSDSLQRELNKFNCAKESSESSEVFMDDTNIGKPQEEPKENSSSAIDSSFKRKPGRPKKIGPQVVKQIKRPIGRPPKSKSDQTDVTICRNESCSDEKKSPESLMSEIKEGIYKKTITVTVFYGRSRRTKRHVSEGSVNISNVMSLNNNVADFPMGYDNLSREHKIDFGERISAVSNLTTASAVLGSGFEYVRPIKNKSVTPQPSKNIIRPNQKPLAIVRKPGRPAKVKISGISVTINRISPQEREVSISSCLPPLEQENILEKSPTDEEYDHQCNKVDTRHTEADIVKNGSKSMVATIPLRHSIKDRKPSLHFLHPLASSSSFIYRNAVLHKSYKLHLQKGKSQKENHRQSRIEIASKDIPGGRNSRNAKKFLDDKLIPISEVSLDPVISSNPLLRWWAASTSNDSLLKELNNRFEQITNAWVQVSGDEAENCVHKKREHIENDNFKIANPLGTCLLELEVSPVKMLFRKKYDLNELCIWFMQTTETQSLSLVRKANARNPLEVINTRGIRLGTKYSDFNTSPFRKHFKKFALSSPSKSAGKLHILHKMVSSPLLNVKSNLTIDRLKRTEFKRLPHKRWRREGKLHHGTVDWISKRRNLRFFYQNQFLNKTEGGANADIPLQGKNTVDNQSILSPEIRGDFLQHRVAMSDFKTRASLGNKCKSEAKENGTNCSQKDFEKGSRLGNVCPNNWRSKTLKDCRIFLRKINYLEHRNTFKVNTIIYSPESIDSGRNHQTHVEETRRFTLRSHSARQNCFKKQSKEIENAKANSLSTDKFPNHLDNSKLNKCINYDKNPSDSSQVLSKLNKRKRPPWKTTEMSTKRHKRQSCNNGQMANYYSKSQLACYK
- the LCORL gene encoding ligand-dependent nuclear receptor corepressor-like protein isoform X1, translating into MDKGRERMAAAAAAAAAQCRSPRCAAERRGFRRELDSWRHRLMHCVGFESILEGLYGPRLRRDLSLFEDCEPEELTDWSMDEKCSFCNLQREAVSDCMPSLDSSQSTPTEELSSQGQSNTEKIECQAENYLNALFRKKDLPQNCDPNIPLVAQELMKKMIRQFAIEYISKSGKIQENRNGSIGPSLICKSIQMNQAENSLQEEQEGPLDLTVNRTQEQNTQQGDGVLDLSTKKTSIKSEESSICDPSSENSMAGSTVDAKSEEATKMEKGKSALSKILESLCIHHQQQVLAMLKFLVQEQNAASLCYCNTSYTVSSESQKPLTEDDLHGLFCNCEYRLAERGCLQNERDSSRFVPLPACIKDLHCLSCQTVTVEHIKTVVNRGTANSYNSHRCCSGLLPNIDSTKLAFHTPLPSREVCDVTVSLKDVCRSRSPSPPPLSPVQTEGFEKLKDVISELSALENNRLEANITQPPSLTPAEISSDKCDHKEYKTTKSSNSESLLLEDSNNGTTNHEKGETAIIFQDLMDRINEKLKSIETTDMTNLIKLSSSDCNTDNDFKLRDLITSLLHNAKSSDYSFMELLSQHDKKVESKIQTRFQKRQETLFAMHSSPDSPMFRRQSLQIKRELASLDENLIRKKYTEKNSRKLMHNDEIFSMDKEEFYHCQGPSLQNPKSLQGNHTETLFSPDYAVQSLQLPLHSLETNLASDAFSESFKTTSLEKMSIKSQEKSAAGKIFLQNCKENPNLENTPTPLKSDVPGLLSRTKRNIVPPGWYSIYVTNNYVFKKSPKAKKVSESTKKKDPVKNTHIESSHNIDLNKIAMNSNLQVVVERLEDTINMAKTSWNNQSLSEGYKASKKLIEIDSKDQSIGKNMTLTVSKMTCKEQSLSKAVVASSNTKSNPILTIDLDSKKLDNMEKLDTGSLISSVQNVSTKYEAIERCSFSNYSSPIKLMFLSEVKSSEGVKYTLTSVGTSKSSTDIPSEKCPSQTHHVTEIKGKTSEDIPNDNFENYSSNLSDSDSLQRELNKFNCAKESSESSEVFMDDTNIGKPQEEPKENSSSAIDSSFKRKPGRPKKIGPQVVKQIKRPIGRPPKSKSDQTDVTICRNESCSDEKKSPESLMSEIKEGIYKKTITVTVFYGRSRRTKRHVSEGSVNISNVMSLNNNVADFPMGYDNLSREHKIDFGERISAVSNLTTASAVLGSGFEYVRPIKNKSVTPQPSKNIIRPNQKPLAIVRKPGRPAKVKISGISVTINRISPQEREVSISSCLPPLEQENILEKSPTDEEYDHQCNKVDTRHTEADIVKNGSKSMVATIPLRHSIKDRKPSLHFLHPLASSSSFIYRNAVLHKSYKLHLQKGKSQKENHRQSRIEIASKDIPGGRNSRNAKKFLDDKLIPISEVSLDPVISSNPLLRWWAASTSNDSLLKELNNRFEQITNAWVQVSGDEAENCVHKKREHIENDNFKIANPLGTCLLELEVSPVKMLFRKKYDLNELCIWFMQTTETQSLSLVRKANARNPLEVINTRGIRLGTKYSDFNTSPFRKHFKKFALSSPSKSAGKLHILHKMVSSPLLNVKSNLTIDRLKRTEFKRLPHKRWRREGKLHHGTVDWISKRRNLRFFYQNQFLNKTEGGANADIPLQGKNTVDNQSILSPEIRGDFLQHRVAMSDFKTRASLGNKCKSEAKENGTNCSQKDFEKGSRLGNVCPNNWRSKTLKDCRIFLRKINYLEHRNTFKVNTIIYSPESIDSGRNHQTHVEETRRFTLRSHSARQNCFKKQSKEIENAKANSLSTDKFPNHLDNSKLNKCINYDKNPSDSSQVLSKLNKRKRPPWKTTEMSTKRHKRQSCNNGQMANYYSKSQLACYK
- the LCORL gene encoding ligand-dependent nuclear receptor corepressor-like protein isoform X3; the encoded protein is MDEKCSFCNLQREAVSDCMPSLDSSQSTPTEELSSQGQSNTEKIECQAENYLNALFRKKDLPQNCDPNIPLVAQELMKKMIRQFAIEYISKSGKIQENRNGSIGPSLICKSIQMNQAENSLQEEQEGPLDLTVNRTQEQNTQQGDGVLDLSTKKTSIKSEESSICDPSSENSMAGSTVDAKSEEATKMEKGKSALSKILESLCIHHQQQVLAMLKFLVQEQNAASLCYCNTSYTVSSESQKPLTEDDLHGLFCNCEYRLAERGCLQNERDSSRFVPLPACIKDLHCLSCQTVTVEHIKTVVNRGTANSYNSHRCCSGLLPNIDSTKLAFHTPLPSREVCDVTVSLKDVCRSRSPSPPPLSPVQTEGFEKLKDVISELSALENNRLEANITQPPSLTPAEISSDKCDHKEYKTTKSSNSESLLLEDSNNGTTNHEKGETAIIFQDLMDRINEKLKSIETTDMTNLIKLSSSDCNTDNDFKLRDLITSLLHNAKSSDYSFMELLSQHDKKVESKIQTRFQKRQETLFAMHSSPDSPMFRRQSLQIKRELASLDENLIRKKYTEKNSRKLMHNDEIFSMDKEEFYHCQGPSLQNPKSLQGNHTETLFSPDYAVQSLQLPLHSLETNLASDAFSESFKTTSLEKMSIKSQEKSAAGKIFLQNCKENPNLENTPTPLKSDVPGLLSRTKRNIVPPGWYSIYVTNNYVFKKSPKAKKVSESTKKKDPVKNTHIESSHNIDLNKIAMNSNLQVVVERLEDTINMAKTSWNNQSLSEGYKASKKLIEIDSKDQSIGKNMTLTVSKMTCKEQSLSKAVVASSNTKSNPILTIDLDSKKLDNMEKLDTGSLISSVQNVSTKYEAIERCSFSNYSSPIKLMFLSEVKSSEGVKYTLTSVGTSKSSTDIPSEKCPSQTHHVTEIKGKTSEDIPNDNFENYSSNLSDSDSLQRELNKFNCAKESSESSEVFMDDTNIGKPQEEPKENSSSAIDSSFKRKPGRPKKIGPQVVKQIKRPIGRPPKSKSDQTDVTICRNESCSDEKKSPESLMSEIKEGIYKKTITVTVFYGRSRRTKRHVSEGSVNISNVMSLNNNVADFPMGYDNLSREHKIDFGERISAVSNLTTASAVLGSGFEYVRPIKNKSVTPQPSKNIIRPNQKPLAIVRKPGRPAKVKISGISVTINRISPQEREVSISSCLPPLEQENILEKSPTDEEYDHQCNKVDTRHTEADIVKNGSKSMVATIPLRHSIKDRKPSLHFLHPLASSSSFIYRNAVLHKSYKLHLQKGKSQKENHRQSRIEIASKDIPGGRNSRNAKKFLDDKLIPISEVSLDPVISSNPLLRWWAASTSNDSLLKELNNRFEQITNAWVQVSGDEAENCVHKKREHIENDNFKIANPLGTCLLELEVSPVKMLFRKKYDLNELCIWFMQTTETQSLSLVRKANARNPLEVINTRGIRLGTKYSDFNTSPFRKHFKKFALSSPSKSAGKLHILHKMVSSPLLNVKSNLTIDRLKRTEFKRLPHKRWRREGKLHHGTVDWISKRRNLRFFYQNQFLNKTEGGANADIPLQGKNTVDNQSILSPEIRGDFLQHRVAMSDFKTRASLGNKCKSEAKENGTNCSQKDFEKGSRLGNVCPNNWRSKTLKDCRIFLRKINYLEHRNTFKVNTIIYSPESIDSGRNHQTHVEETRRFTLRSHSARQNCFKKQSKEIENAKANSLSTDKFPNHLDNSKLNKCINYDKNPSDSSQVLSKLNKRKRPPWKTTEMSTKRHKRQSCNNGQMANYYSKSQLACYK
- the LCORL gene encoding ligand-dependent nuclear receptor corepressor-like protein isoform X2 — its product is MVRAGKGKSFESILEGLYGPRLRRDLSLFEDCEPEELTDWSMDEKCSFCNLQREAVSDCMPSLDSSQSTPTEELSSQGQSNTEKIECQAENYLNALFRKKDLPQNCDPNIPLVAQELMKKMIRQFAIEYISKSGKIQENRNGSIGPSLICKSIQMNQAENSLQEEQEGPLDLTVNRTQEQNTQQGDGVLDLSTKKTSIKSEESSICDPSSENSMAGSTVDAKSEEATKMEKGKSALSKILESLCIHHQQQVLAMLKFLVQEQNAASLCYCNTSYTVSSESQKPLTEDDLHGLFCNCEYRLAERGCLQNERDSSRFVPLPACIKDLHCLSCQTVTVEHIKTVVNRGTANSYNSHRCCSGLLPNIDSTKLAFHTPLPSREVCDVTVSLKDVCRSRSPSPPPLSPVQTEGFEKLKDVISELSALENNRLEANITQPPSLTPAEISSDKCDHKEYKTTKSSNSESLLLEDSNNGTTNHEKGETAIIFQDLMDRINEKLKSIETTDMTNLIKLSSSDCNTDNDFKLRDLITSLLHNAKSSDYSFMELLSQHDKKVESKIQTRFQKRQETLFAMHSSPDSPMFRRQSLQIKRELASLDENLIRKKYTEKNSRKLMHNDEIFSMDKEEFYHCQGPSLQNPKSLQGNHTETLFSPDYAVQSLQLPLHSLETNLASDAFSESFKTTSLEKMSIKSQEKSAAGKIFLQNCKENPNLENTPTPLKSDVPGLLSRTKRNIVPPGWYSIYVTNNYVFKKSPKAKKVSESTKKKDPVKNTHIESSHNIDLNKIAMNSNLQVVVERLEDTINMAKTSWNNQSLSEGYKASKKLIEIDSKDQSIGKNMTLTVSKMTCKEQSLSKAVVASSNTKSNPILTIDLDSKKLDNMEKLDTGSLISSVQNVSTKYEAIERCSFSNYSSPIKLMFLSEVKSSEGVKYTLTSVGTSKSSTDIPSEKCPSQTHHVTEIKGKTSEDIPNDNFENYSSNLSDSDSLQRELNKFNCAKESSESSEVFMDDTNIGKPQEEPKENSSSAIDSSFKRKPGRPKKIGPQVVKQIKRPIGRPPKSKSDQTDVTICRNESCSDEKKSPESLMSEIKEGIYKKTITVTVFYGRSRRTKRHVSEGSVNISNVMSLNNNVADFPMGYDNLSREHKIDFGERISAVSNLTTASAVLGSGFEYVRPIKNKSVTPQPSKNIIRPNQKPLAIVRKPGRPAKVKISGISVTINRISPQEREVSISSCLPPLEQENILEKSPTDEEYDHQCNKVDTRHTEADIVKNGSKSMVATIPLRHSIKDRKPSLHFLHPLASSSSFIYRNAVLHKSYKLHLQKGKSQKENHRQSRIEIASKDIPGGRNSRNAKKFLDDKLIPISEVSLDPVISSNPLLRWWAASTSNDSLLKELNNRFEQITNAWVQVSGDEAENCVHKKREHIENDNFKIANPLGTCLLELEVSPVKMLFRKKYDLNELCIWFMQTTETQSLSLVRKANARNPLEVINTRGIRLGTKYSDFNTSPFRKHFKKFALSSPSKSAGKLHILHKMVSSPLLNVKSNLTIDRLKRTEFKRLPHKRWRREGKLHHGTVDWISKRRNLRFFYQNQFLNKTEGGANADIPLQGKNTVDNQSILSPEIRGDFLQHRVAMSDFKTRASLGNKCKSEAKENGTNCSQKDFEKGSRLGNVCPNNWRSKTLKDCRIFLRKINYLEHRNTFKVNTIIYSPESIDSGRNHQTHVEETRRFTLRSHSARQNCFKKQSKEIENAKANSLSTDKFPNHLDNSKLNKCINYDKNPSDSSQVLSKLNKRKRPPWKTTEMSTKRHKRQSCNNGQMANYYSKSQLACYK
- the LCORL gene encoding ligand-dependent nuclear receptor corepressor-like protein isoform X5, with the translated sequence MDKGRERMAAAAAAAAAQCRSPRCAAERRGFRRELDSWRHRLMHCVGFESILEGLYGPRLRRDLSLFEDCEPEELTDWSMDEKCSFCNLQREAVSDCMPSLDSSQSTPTEELSSQGQSNTEKIECQAENYLNALFRKKDLPQNCDPNIPLVAQELMKKMIRQFAIEYISKSGKIQENRNGSIGPSLICKSIQMNQAENSLQEEQEGPLDLTVNRTQEQNTQQGDGVLDLSTKKTSIKSEESSICDPSSENSMAGSTVDAKSEEATKMEKGKSALSKILESLCIHHQQQVLAMLKFLVQEQNAASLCYCNTSYTVSSESQKPLTEDDLHGLFCNCEYRLAERGCLQNERDSSRFVPLPACIKDLHCLSCQTVTVEHIKTVVNRGTANSYNSHRCCSGLLPNIDSTKLAFHTPLPSREVCDVTVSLKDVCRSRSPSPPPLSPVQTEGFEKLKDVISELSALENNRLEANITQPPSLTPAEISSDKCDHKEYKTTKSSNSESLLLEDSNNGTTNHEKGETAIIFQDLMDRINEKLKSIETTDMTNLIKLSSSDCNTDNDFKLRDLITSLLHNAKSSDYSFMELLSQHDKKVESKIQTRFQKRQETLFAMHSSPDSPMFRRQSLQIKRELASLDENLIRKKYTEKNSRKLMHNDEIFSMDKEEFYHCQGPSLQNPKSLQGNHTETLFSPDYAVQSLQLPLHSLETNLASDAFSESFKTTSLEKMSIKSQEKSAAGKIFLQNCKENPNLENTPTPLKSDVPGLLSRTKRNIVPPGWYSIYVTNNYVFKKSPKAKKVSESTKKKDPVKNTHIESSHNIDLNKIAMNSNLQVVVERLEDTINMAKTSWNNQSLSEGYKASKKLIEIDSKDQSIGKNMTLTVSKMTCKEQSLSKAVVASSNTKSNPILTIDLDSKKLDNMEKLDTGSLISSVQNVSTKYEAIERCSFSNYSSPIKLMFLSEVKSSEGVKYTLTSVGTSKSSTDIPSEKCPSQTHHVTEIKGKTSEDIPNDNFENYSSNLSDSDSLQRELNKFNCAKESSESSEVFMDDTNIGKPQEEPKENSSSAIDSSFKRKPGRPKKIGPQVVKQIKRPIGRPPKSKSDQTDVTICRNESCSDEKKSPESLMSEIKEGIYKKTITVTVFYGRSRRTKRHVSEGSVNISNVMSLNNNVADFPMGYDNLSREHKIDFGERISAVSNLTTASAVLGSGFEYVRPIKNKSVTPQPSKNIIRPNQKPLAIVRKPGRPAKVKISGISVTINRISPQEREHATNEN